A single genomic interval of Pomacea canaliculata isolate SZHN2017 linkage group LG5, ASM307304v1, whole genome shotgun sequence harbors:
- the LOC112565142 gene encoding T-cell leukemia homeobox protein 2-like isoform X2: MHADKKGPLLPTSLQHDDPRSSEMSSEAGGSSDESTATLTSRKLSFGIDQILDSTTSFRSPGVRPSHGRDADFRQYVKLLRDGGSHGESQKESGVHQYNSFNDWVGKFHTVSTGRRPLSSMTFSRASDACQRSLTTISSTGPCGVLGGQEDTTPGMLPLFGPGVPLTTNPSCTFRGAEAAWAERCPLPWQPTQRDKLGVLRRVGHPYQNRAPPKRKMPRTAFTRQQIVELEKRFHRQKYLASAERSALAKQLKMTDAQVKTWFQNRRTKWRSDTN; encoded by the exons ATGCACGCAGACAAGAAAGGTCCGTTACTGCCAACCAGCCTGCAACACGATGACCCTAGGTCATCAGAAATGTCTTCTGAAGCCGGTGGATCGTCTGACGAGTCCACTGCCACACTGACATCACGAAAACTCAGCTTCGGAATCGACCAGATTCTGGACTCCACGACCTCTTTCAGGTCGCCAGGGGTCAGGCCTAGTCATGGTAGAGATGCTGACTTTCGGCAGTATGTGAAGTTATTGAGGGACGGCGGTTCCCATGGCGAGAGCCAAAAGGAAAGTGGTGTTCATCAGTACAACAGTTTTAATGACTGGGTAGGAAAGTTCCACACAGTAAGCACTGGCAGACGCCCTCTCAGTTCGATGACTTTCTCGCGAGCAAGTGATGCGTGTCAACGATCATTGACAACGATTTCCTCGACTGGTCCGTGCGGTGTCCTGGGAGGACAGGAAGACACGACGCCAGGCATGTTGCCTCTGTTTGGGCCCGGCGTGCCACTCACCACCAACCCTTCGTGTACCTTCAGAGGAGCGGAAGCAGCTTGGGCCGAACGCTGTCCATTACCATGGCAACCGACTCAACGAGACAAGCTTGGAG TCCTACGGCGGGTAGGCCACCCGTACCAGAACCGCGCGCCACCCAAGCGGAAGATGCCGAGGACGGCGTTCACTCGCCAGCAGATCGTGGAGCTGGAGAAGCGGTTCCACCGTCAGAAGTACCTGGCGTCCGCGGAACGCTCCGCCCTCGCCAAGCAGCTCAAGATGACAGACGCGCAGGTCAAGACGTGGTTCCAGAACAGACGGACGAAATGGAG
- the LOC112565142 gene encoding T-cell leukemia homeobox protein 2-like isoform X1 has translation MHADKKGPLLPTSLQHDDPRSSEMSSEAGGSSDESTATLTSRKLSFGIDQILDSTTSFRSPGVRPSHGRDADFRQYVKLLRDGGSHGESQKESGVHQYNSFNDWVGKFHTVSTGRRPLSSMTFSRASDACQRSLTTISSTGPCGVLGGQEDTTPGMLPLFGPGVPLTTNPSCTFRGAEAAWAERCPLPWQPTQRDKLGVLRRVGHPYQNRAPPKRKMPRTAFTRQQIVELEKRFHRQKYLASAERSALAKQLKMTDAQVKTWFQNRRTKWRRQKAEERDMERHAAQQFFLSLRVDENQPLSTPVCLPLPPPTSTIDKK, from the exons ATGCACGCAGACAAGAAAGGTCCGTTACTGCCAACCAGCCTGCAACACGATGACCCTAGGTCATCAGAAATGTCTTCTGAAGCCGGTGGATCGTCTGACGAGTCCACTGCCACACTGACATCACGAAAACTCAGCTTCGGAATCGACCAGATTCTGGACTCCACGACCTCTTTCAGGTCGCCAGGGGTCAGGCCTAGTCATGGTAGAGATGCTGACTTTCGGCAGTATGTGAAGTTATTGAGGGACGGCGGTTCCCATGGCGAGAGCCAAAAGGAAAGTGGTGTTCATCAGTACAACAGTTTTAATGACTGGGTAGGAAAGTTCCACACAGTAAGCACTGGCAGACGCCCTCTCAGTTCGATGACTTTCTCGCGAGCAAGTGATGCGTGTCAACGATCATTGACAACGATTTCCTCGACTGGTCCGTGCGGTGTCCTGGGAGGACAGGAAGACACGACGCCAGGCATGTTGCCTCTGTTTGGGCCCGGCGTGCCACTCACCACCAACCCTTCGTGTACCTTCAGAGGAGCGGAAGCAGCTTGGGCCGAACGCTGTCCATTACCATGGCAACCGACTCAACGAGACAAGCTTGGAG TCCTACGGCGGGTAGGCCACCCGTACCAGAACCGCGCGCCACCCAAGCGGAAGATGCCGAGGACGGCGTTCACTCGCCAGCAGATCGTGGAGCTGGAGAAGCGGTTCCACCGTCAGAAGTACCTGGCGTCCGCGGAACGCTCCGCCCTCGCCAAGCAGCTCAAGATGACAGACGCGCAGGTCAAGACGTGGTTCCAGAACAGACGGACGAAATGGAG AAgacagaaagcagaagaaagagaCATGGAGCGACATGCTGCACAACAGTTTTTTCTTAGTTTACGGGTGGACGAAAACCAACCTCTGTCCACCCCTGTTTGTCTGCCCCTGCCGCCACCTACGTCTACAATAGACAAAAAATAG